The following are encoded in a window of Impatiens glandulifera chromosome 5, dImpGla2.1, whole genome shotgun sequence genomic DNA:
- the LOC124939098 gene encoding uncharacterized protein LOC124939098: protein MDFSICDCNVSTRLSLRYLKFSKNPQTYQFDDDLMEYFRGDEGKLMTSWMIVDKVYFPMNLNMKHWVLCEVQLQDLCINVYDCEQGFIKKNHYDKFMKPLCEMIPYMFLFGTTEFDRIKYPKFSLEGMSYVVIPHPRVLKCTKSGDCGLFTILYLEYLTAKLDISAVTTENMVFWRQKWAVRLFHHIIDP from the coding sequence atggatttctcaatatgcGACTGTAATGTCTCTACGAGGTTGTCGTTACGTTATTTAAAGTTCTCCAAAAATCCACAAACATACCAATTCGACGATGACTTGATGGAATATTTCAGGGGTGATGAAGGAAAATTGATGACTTCTTGGATGATTGTAGATAAGGTATATTTCCCTATGAATCTGAATATGAAGCATTGGGTCCTGTGTGAGGTGCAACTACAAGATTTGTGCATCAATGTTTATGACTGCGAACAAGGATTTATCAAAAAGAATCACTATGACAAGTTCATGAAACCACTATGTGAAATGATTCcatatatgtttctatttgGAACGACCGAGTTTGACAGGATCAAGTATCCTAAGTTCAGTTTAGAAGGAATGTCATATGTTGTAATACCACACCCAAGAGTCCTCAAGTGCACGAAGAGTGGAGACTGTGGTCTTTTTACAATCTTGTATTTGGAGTACCTTACTGCCAAATTGGATATATCAGCTGTGACAACAGAAAACATGGTTTTTTGGAGACAAAAATGGGCAGTTAGGTTATTCCATCATATAATAGACCCATAG
- the LOC124940212 gene encoding aminotransferase ALD1, chloroplastic-like isoform X1, producing the protein MSKFLISSSMSSSPIFIQPRDSFLVQNVDIAIDRCTKVARNVNLERLQNNYLFPEISAREYAHMKKYPNAKVISLGIGDTTFPIPDVITSAMSDFASCLSTPQGYRGYGPEQGNKELRKAIAQKFYGHLGVTDREVFISDGSQCDISRLQMLLGSNLTTAVQDPSFPAYIDSSVIIGQSGDFQADTGRYQKIEYMKCGPENAFFPDLSTVPRTDVIFFCSPNNPTGHAASRKQLEQLVQFARENGSIIVYDSAYAAYIQDDSPRSIYEIPGAREVAIEVSTFSKIAGFTGVRLGWTIVPEELRYSNGFPIINDYNRIVCTCFNGASNISQAGGLACLSSEGLGAMLSVVDYYMENAKILKQTFTSLGLKVYGGRNAPFIWVLFPGKKSWDVFNEILEKMHIITVPGSGFGPAGEGFIRISAFGRRETTLEASKRLKMISY; encoded by the exons ATGTCTAAGTTCTTGATTAGCAGTTCTATGTCATCATCCCCCATTTTTATACAGCCTAGAGACAG tTTCCTGGTCCAAAATGTGGATATAG CTATTGATCGCTGCACAAAGGTAGCTCGAAATGTAAACCTTGAAAGGCTGCAAAACAACTACTTATTTCCCGAG ATATCAGCACGGGAATATGCTCATATGAAGAAATATCCAAATGCAAAGGTAATCAGCCTTGGAATAGGTGACACCACGTTTCCAATACCGGATGTGATAACTTCAGCCATGTCTGAT TTTGCCAGTTGCCTATCCACTCCCCAAGGATATAGAGGTTATGGACCCGAGCAAGGGAACAAG GAACTGCGTAAAGCAATTGCACAAAAGTTCTACGGTCATTTGGGAGTGACCGATCGAGAGGTTTTCATTTCTGATGGCTCACAATGTGATATTTCTCGCCTCCAG ATGCTTCTGGGGTCTAATTTAACAACCGCTGTACAGGATCCTTCTTTTCCG GCGTACATAGATTCAAGTGTCATAATTGGTCAGTCTGGTGATTTTCAAGCCGATACAGGGAGGTATCAGAAGATAGAATACATGAAATGTGGGCCTGAGAATGCTTTCTTTCCTGATTTATCGACTGTCCCAAGAACTGATGTTATCTTCTTCTGCTCTCCGAATAATCCTACTGGCCATGCAgcatcaaggaaacaattagaACAACTTGTACAATTTGCCAGGGAAAATGGGTCAATCATTGTTTATGACTCCGCGTATGCAGCATATATTCAAGATGACAGTCCGCGGTCTATATATGAAATTCCAGGCGCCCGAGAG GTAGCAATTGAAGTTTCAACATTTTCGAAAATAGCCGGATTCACAGGTGTCCGTCTTGGTTGGACCATTGTTCCAGAAGAGCTCCGTTATTCAAATGGGTTTCCAATCATAAATGATTATAATCGCATTGTGTGCACCTGCTTTAATGGCGCCTCCAACATATCTCAGGCTGGTGGATTAGCATGTCTTTCTTCAGAGGGTCTCGGG GCTATGCTCTCAGTTGTGGATTACTACATGGAGAACGCAAAAATACTGAAACAGACTTTCACTTCCCTAGGCTTAAAGGTTTATGGTGGAAGAAACGCCCCTTTTATTTGGGTTCTTTTTCCTGGGAAGAAATCGTGGGATGTGTTCAATGAGATTCTTGAAAAGATGCATATAATAACTGTCCCAGGTAGTGGTTTTGGCCCAGCTGGTGAAGGATTTATTAGGATATCAGCATTTGGGAGGAGGGAGACCACCTTAGAGGCGTCAAAGAGGTTGAAGATGATTTCCTATTAG
- the LOC124940212 gene encoding probable LL-diaminopimelate aminotransferase, chloroplastic isoform X2, with translation MKKYPNAKVISLGIGDTTFPIPDVITSAMSDFASCLSTPQGYRGYGPEQGNKELRKAIAQKFYGHLGVTDREVFISDGSQCDISRLQMLLGSNLTTAVQDPSFPAYIDSSVIIGQSGDFQADTGRYQKIEYMKCGPENAFFPDLSTVPRTDVIFFCSPNNPTGHAASRKQLEQLVQFARENGSIIVYDSAYAAYIQDDSPRSIYEIPGAREVAIEVSTFSKIAGFTGVRLGWTIVPEELRYSNGFPIINDYNRIVCTCFNGASNISQAGGLACLSSEGLGAMLSVVDYYMENAKILKQTFTSLGLKVYGGRNAPFIWVLFPGKKSWDVFNEILEKMHIITVPGSGFGPAGEGFIRISAFGRRETTLEASKRLKMISY, from the exons ATGAAGAAATATCCAAATGCAAAGGTAATCAGCCTTGGAATAGGTGACACCACGTTTCCAATACCGGATGTGATAACTTCAGCCATGTCTGAT TTTGCCAGTTGCCTATCCACTCCCCAAGGATATAGAGGTTATGGACCCGAGCAAGGGAACAAG GAACTGCGTAAAGCAATTGCACAAAAGTTCTACGGTCATTTGGGAGTGACCGATCGAGAGGTTTTCATTTCTGATGGCTCACAATGTGATATTTCTCGCCTCCAG ATGCTTCTGGGGTCTAATTTAACAACCGCTGTACAGGATCCTTCTTTTCCG GCGTACATAGATTCAAGTGTCATAATTGGTCAGTCTGGTGATTTTCAAGCCGATACAGGGAGGTATCAGAAGATAGAATACATGAAATGTGGGCCTGAGAATGCTTTCTTTCCTGATTTATCGACTGTCCCAAGAACTGATGTTATCTTCTTCTGCTCTCCGAATAATCCTACTGGCCATGCAgcatcaaggaaacaattagaACAACTTGTACAATTTGCCAGGGAAAATGGGTCAATCATTGTTTATGACTCCGCGTATGCAGCATATATTCAAGATGACAGTCCGCGGTCTATATATGAAATTCCAGGCGCCCGAGAG GTAGCAATTGAAGTTTCAACATTTTCGAAAATAGCCGGATTCACAGGTGTCCGTCTTGGTTGGACCATTGTTCCAGAAGAGCTCCGTTATTCAAATGGGTTTCCAATCATAAATGATTATAATCGCATTGTGTGCACCTGCTTTAATGGCGCCTCCAACATATCTCAGGCTGGTGGATTAGCATGTCTTTCTTCAGAGGGTCTCGGG GCTATGCTCTCAGTTGTGGATTACTACATGGAGAACGCAAAAATACTGAAACAGACTTTCACTTCCCTAGGCTTAAAGGTTTATGGTGGAAGAAACGCCCCTTTTATTTGGGTTCTTTTTCCTGGGAAGAAATCGTGGGATGTGTTCAATGAGATTCTTGAAAAGATGCATATAATAACTGTCCCAGGTAGTGGTTTTGGCCCAGCTGGTGAAGGATTTATTAGGATATCAGCATTTGGGAGGAGGGAGACCACCTTAGAGGCGTCAAAGAGGTTGAAGATGATTTCCTATTAG